The Vigna unguiculata cultivar IT97K-499-35 chromosome 6, ASM411807v1, whole genome shotgun sequence genome contains a region encoding:
- the LOC114187432 gene encoding isoleucine N-monooxygenase 1-like has product MPHTSFLLLSNLQSFWPSLLVIITCFTITIKTLRYNFIQNYSKKQKPNLPPGPKPWPIVGNLPEMLASKPAYKWIHNLMKQMNTEIACIHLGNAYVIPVTCPTIATEFLRKQDATFASRSFSVATDLITSGYSTTVLVPFGEQWKKMKKIITHDLLSPHKHLWLHDKRTEEADNLMFYVYNKCKMVNDGTYGLVNVRNVARHYCGNLVRKITFNSRYFGEGREDGGPGFEEAEHVDSIFDLLNYVYSFSVSDYMPCLARLDLDGHQKKVKEALRKIKKYHDPIVQQRIKQWNHGLKVDAEDWLDVLISLKDANNNPSLTMEEISAQIIELMLATVDNPSNAFEWALAEMINQPELLRRAVEELDSVVGKDRLVQESDIPKLNYVKACAKEAFRLHPIAPFIPPHVSMSDTVVGNYFIPKGSHVVLSRQELGRNPKVWNEPYKFKPERHLKSDADDVVLTEPNLKFISFGTGRRGCPGVMLGTTMTVMLFARLLHGFTWTAPPNVSTINLSESDDDILLAHPLVAIAQPRLQPKLYQRVNRS; this is encoded by the exons ATGCCTCACACCTCATTTCTTCTGCTGTCAAATCTTCAAAGCTTTTGGCCTTCTTTGCTTGTGATAATCACCTGCTTCACCATTACAATCAAAACCCTAAGGTATAACTTCATCCAAAATTATTCCAAGAAACAAAAGCCAAACCTCCCTCCTGGACCCAAACCATGGCCTATAGTAGGCAACCTTCCTGAAATGCTTGCAAGCAAACCTGCATACAAGTGGATACATAATCTCATGAAACAAATGAACACTGAAATTGCATGTATCCACTTAGGAAATGCCTATGTTATCCCAGTCACATGTCCCACCATTGCTACTGAGTTCTTGAGAAAACAAGATGCAACTTTTGCATCAAGATCATTCAGCGTCGCCACTGATCTCATTACTAGTGGATATTCAACCACAGTTCTTGTGCCCTTTGGTGAGCAgtggaagaaaatgaagaaaatcataACCCACGATTTGCTTTCTCCACACAAGCACCTATGGCTTCACGACAAAAGGACTGAAGAAGCTGATAATCTTATGTTTTACGTCTACAACAAGTGCAAAATGGTGAACGATGGTACTTATGGCCTTGTAAATGTTAGGAATGTTGCAAGGCATTATTGTGGCAACCTCGTcagaaaaattacttttaattcaaGGTATTTTGGGGAGGGTAGAGAGGATGGAGGGCCCGGTTTCGAGGAAGCAGAAcatgttgattccatctttgatTTGCTCAACTACGTCTATTCCTTTTCTGTTTCTGATTATATGCCATGCTTGGCAAGACTTGATTTGGATGGTCATCAGAAGAAAGTGAAGGAAGCTCTGAGGAAGATTAAGAAGTATCATGACCCCATTGTTCAACAGAGAATTAAACAATGGAATCATGGATTAAAGGTTGATGCAGAGGATTGGCTTGATGTTCTCATTTCTCTGAAAGATGCTAACAATAATCCATCGTTAACAATGGAAGAGATCAGTGCACAAATCATA GAATTGATGCTTGCAACAGTGGACAATCCATCGAATGCATTTGAATGGGCACTTGCTGAGATGATTAACCAACCTGAGCTGCTCCGTCGAGCTGTCGAAGAATTGGACAGTGTGGTAGGAAAAGACAGGCTGGTCCAAGAATCAGACATACCTAAGCTCAACTATGTCAAGGCTTGTGCAAAAGAAGCTTTTCGTCTTCATCCAATTGCACCTTTTATTCCTCCGCATGTCTCTATGAGTGACACAGTGGTGGGAAATTACTTCATCCCTAAGGGTAGCCATGTAGTACTAAGCAGACAAGAACTTGGAAGAAACCCAAAAGTGTGGAATGAACCCTACAAGTTCAAACCTGAACGCCACCTGAAGAGTGATGCAGATGATGTGGTTTTGACTGAACCAAATCTGAAGTTTATATCATTTGGCACAGGAAGACGAGGTTGTCCCGGAGTGATGCTAGGAACGACAATGACAGTGATGCTATTCGCTAGATTGCTGCATGGCTTCACTTGGACTGCACCACCCAATGTTTCAACGATTAATCTTTCTGAGTCAGACGATGATATCCTTCTTGCACATCCACTCGTGGCAATTGCTCAGCCAAGGTTACAACCAAAGCTATACCAACGGGTAAATAGATCTTAa
- the LOC114187236 gene encoding isoleucine N-monooxygenase 2-like, with product MGQTPFLLLSSLQSFWPSLVVIITCFTIMIKTLRHNFIHSYAKKQKPNLPPGPKPWPIVGNLPEMLASKPAYKWIHNLMKEMNTEIACIRLGNAYVIPVTCPTIATEFLRKQDATFASRSHSMSSDLITSGYSTTIFVPFGEQWKKMKKIITHDLLSPHKHLWLHGKRTEEADNLMFYVYNKCKMVDGGVSGLVNVRTAARHYCGNLIRKITFNARYFGDGREDGGPGFEEVEHVDSIFDLLNYIYSFSVSDYMPCLARLDLDGHQKKMKGALRKIKKYHDPIVQHRIKQWNDGLKVDAEDWLDVLISLKDANNNPLLTLEEISAQIIELMLATVDNPSNAFEWALAEMINQPELLRRAVEELDSVVGKDRLVQESDIPKLNYVKACAKEVFRLHPIAPFIPPHVSMSDTVVGNYFIPKGSHVVLSRQELGRNPKVWNEPYKFKPERHLKSDTDDVSLTEPNLKFISFSTGRRGCPGVMLGTTMTVMLFARLLHGFTWTAPPHVSSINLSESDDDILLAEPLMAIAQPRLPAKLYQL from the exons ATGGGTCAAACCCCATTTCTTCTGTTGTCAAGTCTTCAAAGCTTTTGGCCTTCTTTGGTTGTGATAATCACCTGTTTCACCATTATGATCAAAACTCTGAGGCATAACTTCATTCACAGTTATGCCAAGAAACAAAAGCCAAACCTGCCCCCTGGACCCAAACCATGGCCTATAGTAGGCAACCTTCCTGAAATGCTTGCAAGCAAACCTGCATACAAGTGGATACATAATCTCATGAAAGAAATGAACACTGAAATTGCATGTATCCGCTTAGGAAATGCCTATGTCATCCCAGTCACATGTCCCACCATTGCTACTGAGTTTCTGAGAAAACAAGATGCAACTTTTGCATCAAGATCACACAGCATGTCCAGTGATCTCATTACTAGTGGATATTCAACAACAATTTTTGTGCCCTTTGGTGAGCAgtggaaaaaaatgaagaaaatcataACCCACGATTTGCTTTCTCCACACAAGCACCTATGGCTTCACGGCAAAAGAACTGAAGAGGCCGACAACCTTATGTTTTACGTCTACAACAAGTGCAAAATGGTGGATGGTGGTGTTTCTGGCCTTGTCAATGTTAGGACTGCTGCAAGGCATTATTGTGGCAATCTTATcagaaaaattacttttaatgcAAGGTATTTTGGGGATGGTAGAGAGGATGGAGGGCCCGGTTTTGAGGAAGTAGAGcatgttgattccatctttgatTTGCTCAACTACATCTATTCCTTTTCCGTTTCTGATTATATGCCATGCTTGGCGAGACTTGATTTGGATGGTCATCAGAAGAAAATGAAGGGAGCTTTGAGGAAGATTAAGAAGTATCATGACCCCATTGTTCAACACAGAATCAAACAATGGAATGATGGATTAAAGGTTGATGCAGAGGATTGGCTTGATGTTCTCATCTCTCTCAAAGATGCCAACAATAATCCATTGTTAACATTGGAAGAGATCAGTGCACAAATCATA GAATTGATGCTTGCAACAGTGGACAATCCGTCGAATGCATTTGAATGGGCACTTGCTGAGATGATTAACCAACCTGAGTTGCTCCGTCGAGCTGTCGAAGAATTGGACAGTGTGGTAGGAAAAGACAGGCTGGTCCAAGAATCAGACATACCTAAGCTCAACTATGTCAAGGCCTGTGCGAAAGAAGTTTTTCGTCTTCATCCCATTGCACCTTTTATTCCTCCGCATGTCTCTATGAGTGACACAGTGGTGGGAAATTACTTCATCCCTAAGGGTAGCCATGTAGTGCTAAGCAGACAAGAACTTGGAAGAAACCCAAAAGTGTGGAATGAACCCTACAAGTTCAAACCTGAACGCCACCTGAAGAGTGATACAGATGATGTGTCTTTGACCGAACCAAATCTGAAGTTCATATCATTTAGTACAGGAAGACGAGGTTGTCCCGGAGTGATGCTAGGAACGACAATGACAGTGATGCTATTTGCTAGATTGCTCCATGGCTTCACTTGGACTGCTCCACCCCATGTTTCATCAATCAATCTTTCTGAGTCAGACGACGATATTCTTCTTGCAGAACCACTTATGGCAATTGCTCAGCCAAGATTACCAGCAAAGCTATACCAACtctaa